In Synechococcus sp. KORDI-100, a single window of DNA contains:
- a CDS encoding mechanosensitive ion channel family protein, whose amino-acid sequence MRLLVRYLMGVAVGLLLSLATVVDVHPGEMPVVLNAPNENVTIALEEQPFYDDLLIYSANWDQSYLGKVTGLTPQQTLLRFYAVMARVGEIIRDVSQQTDQHPGLIWGQEAQDEIREAEVLFRTAKRTLDDSSIPESIRKDTQEESVLKLKEILDYAFANSREPIEIPNDKEKTDWTMPGTAITLTRSVKNDSGNQDYFFSQETLENINRMYGFVRDTYGRSTTEEIIANNPLASPRIFEDFSYSPGYLVPPKWYVSLPESAKRYLQTPFGEQSLLQYLMTALLLLIYIPVVLVCAVKLLNTYRYNRDRSGRLLNRFAKRQVDISWRRFFLALPIAPLSVIAKISIANRINFTGEALKNSNSFFDIVAYISLGVTIVLFFEAIANSSAVWILKFRGSQSELEKRRLRNLILPFSRFLGAIGAVILIYQLMLRLGMPPNAVIAFSAVPGLAVGLGGSRLLGNLFAGIAIQSDRPVRVGEFCKIGSEMGFVSRIGLRSIDMITLSGRITIPNNKVEDEIIKNYSDRQHQLGQPENSLSQGIELVMDLPANLGVGQLNGIVERITAYIEENDQLDSPVVSFSEDGSSGELLTVFAKACSDNWKDYLQLKQDLSAESKTVIAIVNNLKHSISIAYDTPSHKRQHIPSIIRDVVESDKQLKLGPCRLSALSDYSLDFTFFIESTYDDTGAFFDAIARIKEGLLQAFEANEIEIPLPTSIEIHKSVPILSPPGS is encoded by the coding sequence ATGAGACTGCTTGTGCGTTACCTGATGGGCGTCGCCGTGGGACTCCTTCTCAGCCTGGCAACTGTTGTTGATGTTCACCCAGGTGAGATGCCTGTTGTCCTCAACGCACCAAACGAGAACGTCACGATTGCTCTGGAGGAGCAACCCTTTTACGACGATCTCCTGATCTATTCGGCAAACTGGGATCAGTCCTATCTGGGTAAGGTCACCGGATTGACACCACAACAAACGTTATTGCGTTTTTATGCCGTGATGGCTCGGGTTGGCGAGATCATTCGGGATGTCAGTCAGCAAACGGACCAACATCCAGGCCTGATCTGGGGTCAAGAGGCTCAGGACGAGATCCGAGAGGCAGAGGTTCTTTTCAGAACGGCCAAGCGCACCCTGGACGACTCCTCCATTCCTGAAAGTATTCGCAAGGACACGCAGGAAGAATCGGTTCTGAAACTGAAGGAAATCCTCGACTACGCATTTGCCAATTCACGCGAACCCATCGAGATTCCCAACGACAAGGAAAAGACGGATTGGACGATGCCCGGCACGGCAATTACCCTGACCCGTTCGGTTAAAAATGATTCGGGTAATCAAGACTATTTTTTCTCTCAGGAGACCCTCGAAAATATCAATCGGATGTACGGCTTCGTCCGGGACACATACGGTCGATCAACCACTGAGGAGATCATTGCCAACAATCCACTGGCATCTCCAAGGATTTTTGAAGACTTTTCATACTCGCCAGGATATCTAGTACCGCCGAAATGGTATGTGAGCCTGCCAGAAAGTGCCAAACGTTATCTACAGACTCCTTTTGGCGAGCAGAGCCTCCTCCAGTATCTGATGACAGCGCTGCTGCTACTGATCTATATCCCTGTGGTGTTGGTTTGCGCGGTCAAGTTGCTCAACACTTATCGCTATAATCGTGATCGCTCAGGGCGACTCCTGAATCGCTTTGCCAAACGTCAAGTCGACATATCCTGGCGCCGTTTCTTTCTGGCTTTACCAATTGCTCCACTTTCTGTAATTGCCAAAATCTCAATCGCTAATCGCATCAATTTTACAGGCGAGGCCTTAAAAAATTCGAATTCCTTCTTTGATATTGTCGCGTATATATCATTAGGCGTCACAATTGTTTTATTTTTTGAGGCCATCGCCAATTCCAGTGCTGTTTGGATCCTGAAATTCAGAGGCAGCCAATCCGAATTGGAGAAGCGTCGCCTCCGGAATCTGATCCTTCCCTTTTCAAGGTTTTTAGGTGCGATTGGAGCCGTGATCTTGATCTACCAACTGATGCTGCGACTGGGAATGCCGCCCAATGCCGTCATCGCATTTTCAGCGGTTCCCGGACTTGCCGTAGGCCTTGGAGGATCCCGTCTGCTCGGCAATCTGTTTGCAGGAATCGCCATCCAATCCGATCGGCCGGTGCGTGTCGGTGAGTTCTGCAAAATCGGCAGCGAAATGGGTTTTGTCTCCAGGATTGGACTGCGTTCCATTGATATGATCACATTATCGGGACGAATCACAATCCCCAATAACAAAGTCGAAGACGAAATTATTAAAAATTACTCCGACCGTCAGCACCAGTTGGGGCAACCGGAAAATAGCTTGAGCCAGGGGATTGAATTGGTGATGGATCTCCCTGCAAATTTGGGTGTTGGACAGCTCAATGGCATTGTTGAGCGCATCACAGCGTATATCGAGGAGAACGATCAGCTTGACTCACCTGTGGTCAGTTTCAGTGAGGATGGTTCCAGTGGCGAGCTTCTGACTGTTTTCGCCAAAGCATGCTCAGACAATTGGAAGGATTATCTGCAACTCAAACAGGATCTGAGCGCAGAATCCAAAACTGTCATTGCAATCGTCAATAATCTAAAGCACTCAATAAGTATTGCCTACGACACGCCGAGTCATAAACGCCAGCATATTCCTTCAATTATTCGCGATGTTGTTGAATCCGATAAGCAGCTGAAACTTGGACCATGTCGCCTGTCAGCCTTGTCTGATTACAGCCTGGATTTTACCTTCTTTATCGAATCGACGTACGATGATACAGGTGCATTTTTCGATGCCATTGCAAGGATCAAAGAAGGACTATTGCAGGCGTTCGAAGCCAACGAGATTGAAATTCCATTACCGACTTCGATTGAAATTCACAAATCAGTCCCGATACTCTCTCCGCCGGGGAGTTGA
- a CDS encoding pyridoxamine 5'-phosphate oxidase family protein has protein sequence MTIPAWRQLLRGARQREGRSASARWVQLATVSAGGEPRVRTLVFRGWAGDEKLDLYSDSRSSKADELNVQPSVEVCWLLPKARHQYRLRGVIETLSVDEAPEQTRHAWNSLTDTGRCLWHWPHPGQPFEADAPFPQTVDGAQPPPPHFLVLRLNLHRVELLDLSHHPHRRTLWCREDAWRSQRLNP, from the coding sequence ATGACAATTCCAGCCTGGCGACAGCTCCTGCGGGGCGCACGCCAACGGGAGGGACGTTCAGCTTCCGCCCGGTGGGTTCAACTGGCGACGGTCTCTGCGGGTGGAGAACCGCGCGTGCGAACCCTTGTTTTTCGCGGTTGGGCTGGAGATGAAAAACTCGACCTGTACAGCGACAGCCGCAGCAGCAAAGCCGACGAGCTGAACGTTCAGCCGAGTGTTGAAGTCTGCTGGTTACTGCCGAAAGCACGTCACCAATACCGGCTCCGAGGCGTCATTGAAACGCTTTCGGTGGATGAGGCTCCCGAGCAGACCCGGCACGCCTGGAACTCACTCACAGACACAGGTCGCTGCCTGTGGCACTGGCCACATCCTGGCCAGCCCTTCGAAGCGGACGCCCCTTTTCCCCAGACGGTTGATGGGGCGCAGCCGCCACCGCCCCACTTTCTTGTGTTGCGCCTAAACCTTCACCGCGTGGAGTTGCTGGATCTCAGCCACCACCCTCATCGTCGAACCCTCTGGTGCCGCGAGGACGCATGGCGATCTCAACGCCTCAATCCGTGA
- a CDS encoding histone deacetylase — protein MLLCSQDAGISCTVSIPVVYHPLYSAPLPSSHRFPMAKFRLLQQLLLSRDLIREHQIHQPLSVSRRDLERIHRRDYHQAFSSDQLTRPEQRRIGLPATKPLVQRTWLAVGGTLLTTRLALQHGLASHLAGGTHHAHPGFGSGFCIFNDCAVAARVLLDEGDVKQLMLVDLDVHQGDGSAACFADEPRVFTLSVHAASNFPLRKVSSDVDIPLADGTSDEDYLQTIGDRLPELLDTIQPGLVIYNAGVDPHRDDRLGRLSLTDQGLLMRDHLVLDACLRRNIPVATVIGGGYDELSPLVMRHALIVRAALEQARLHGL, from the coding sequence ATGCTCCTGTGTTCTCAGGACGCCGGAATCAGTTGCACCGTGTCGATCCCGGTCGTCTATCACCCGCTCTACTCCGCTCCACTGCCGTCCAGTCATCGTTTTCCGATGGCCAAATTCCGTTTGTTGCAGCAACTGTTGCTGAGCAGGGACCTGATCAGGGAACACCAAATTCATCAACCACTGAGTGTGTCCCGGCGGGATCTTGAACGCATTCACCGACGTGATTACCACCAGGCCTTCAGCTCAGACCAACTCACACGTCCGGAGCAGCGACGGATCGGTCTTCCCGCAACCAAACCGCTGGTTCAGCGCACCTGGCTCGCCGTTGGCGGAACGTTGCTCACAACACGACTGGCCCTGCAACACGGGCTTGCGTCCCACCTGGCCGGAGGAACCCACCACGCTCATCCGGGATTTGGCAGTGGATTCTGCATCTTCAACGATTGCGCTGTCGCCGCCAGAGTGCTGCTGGACGAGGGCGATGTGAAGCAACTGATGCTGGTGGACCTGGATGTTCATCAAGGCGATGGCTCTGCCGCCTGCTTTGCGGATGAACCCAGGGTCTTCACCCTGTCGGTGCACGCCGCCAGCAACTTTCCCCTCCGCAAAGTGAGCAGCGACGTGGACATCCCCCTCGCGGACGGAACAAGCGACGAGGACTATCTCCAAACCATCGGCGACCGACTGCCAGAGCTTCTCGACACCATTCAGCCTGGTTTGGTGATCTACAACGCCGGTGTTGACCCCCATCGCGACGATCGACTCGGACGCTTGTCGCTCACTGATCAGGGTTTGCTGATGCGTGATCACCTCGTTCTTGATGCCTGTCTTAGACGGAACATCCCGGTTGCAACAGTGATTGGTGGTGGATACGACGAACTGTCACCCCTGGTGATGCGACACGCTCTGATTGTGAGAGCCGCCTTGGAACAAGCTCGATTACACGGTCTCTAG